A DNA window from Aureibaculum sp. 2308TA14-22 contains the following coding sequences:
- a CDS encoding DUF58 domain-containing protein, which yields MDTKEILKKVRKIEIKTRRLSDHIFSGEYHSSFKGRGMTFSEVRQYQFGDDIRSIDWNVTARYHEPFVKVFEEERELTMVLMVDVSGSEFFGTTEQFKRETITEISATLAFSAIQNNDKVGLLLFSDEIELFIPPKKGKTHVLRIIRELIEFQPKSKKTNITQALRYFSNVMKKKAIVFILSDFMDDDYDNALKIVGRKHDVTGIRLYDRYEEKLPSLGMVPMLDAETGKTVLVNTSSKKVRNNYKANYLKTVDQFENSFRRSGAGIINTRIDESYVKKLLGYFKRKGA from the coding sequence GTGGATACTAAAGAAATACTTAAAAAAGTTCGTAAGATTGAGATTAAGACACGACGGTTGTCTGATCATATCTTTTCAGGAGAATACCATAGCTCCTTTAAAGGACGAGGTATGACTTTTTCCGAAGTGCGTCAGTATCAGTTTGGAGATGATATACGCTCTATCGATTGGAATGTTACCGCTCGTTATCACGAACCTTTTGTAAAAGTTTTTGAAGAAGAACGAGAATTGACCATGGTATTGATGGTAGATGTAAGTGGATCCGAATTTTTTGGTACAACCGAACAATTTAAGCGAGAAACCATAACAGAAATTAGTGCTACGTTAGCTTTTTCTGCCATACAAAATAATGATAAGGTTGGGCTATTATTGTTTTCTGATGAAATAGAATTATTCATCCCGCCAAAAAAGGGGAAGACTCATGTGCTAAGAATAATTAGAGAGCTAATAGAGTTTCAACCCAAAAGTAAAAAGACAAATATAACACAAGCCTTACGGTATTTTTCAAATGTAATGAAGAAAAAAGCCATTGTTTTTATATTGTCTGATTTTATGGATGATGATTATGACAATGCCTTGAAAATTGTAGGAAGAAAACATGATGTTACGGGCATAAGGCTTTATGACAGATACGAAGAAAAATTGCCTTCGTTGGGTATGGTACCAATGTTAGATGCCGAAACTGGTAAAACGGTATTGGTTAACACTTCTTCCAAAAAAGTAAGAAATAATTACAAGGCAAATTATCTAAAAACAGTAGATCAGTTTGAAAATTCGTTTAGAAGAAGTGGTGCTGGAATTATCAACACACGTATTGATGAAAGTTATGTAAAGAAATTATTAGGATATTTTAAACGCAAAGGAGCTTAG